The DNA region TTAATATGTAAAGATCATCATAGTAGACTTCACTGTTCTCATATTTGCCACATCCACCAAAAATGAAGAGTCTTTTACCGATAAGTGCTGCACTATGGCCTTCTCTTGGTTCCGGAGCATCACCTCTAACCGATGGTACAACCCATGTATTGGAGGCTATCATGGGCAAAGAATACGCAAACATAGAGTCAGTTACATAATAACTGAACAAGTTTCAAAATTCATTGCCTATGAGAAGACCAATTTCAAGATATTaaagaaaaagtaaacaaaAAGGTATTTCTTAACAGACGCGAGAACTGGATGAGTGGATGAGTTGCAGACAAAATAAAAGTTAATTGAACTTTTCCATCTAATTGTTCATCTTCATATTaaagaataaagtggaaacACATGAAAATGAATCGAACATGGCCAAGCCAGTATGTCTAAAGCTCCAGTTTAGGAAATTTTAAATAGAAATAGGGAGGATCTGTAAGTATTAAAACGAATGAAGAACTTACAAGTTTGCAGAAGCAGCAAATCATTAAGTGGCCTTCTTCCATCAGTACCACCAAACACAAACAGATTATCTCCAACTGTGGTACAGCTATGACTGTCTCTTGGGGTAGGTGGTGTGCCATTCACAACGGGCTCCCTCCAAACTAAATTGACTGGACCACACAATACACTTAATTAGAGTCTAGATAGCTGGTTTCCAAAGGCACCTTGTGCATAGCATGTTGAGAGTAAATAAATCCCAATAAGAAGAACAATggtacacaattcacaaataaataattttcttttgaaATCATAAGAAGTTTGGAACACTATTTCAACAGTTACCCATATGGAAGCATCAGACTCCAAATTAAGCCGCCTAAGAACGAATCTATTGGTCAAATTACAAATGTAAATGAAAAGGCGAACAATACCATACATATATACACATAGATTCACAATCTACTTAAGAAAGAACCTCAAAGGGGGACCAAGATCTTGCAAGAATCTAAAGAATAATCAAAACACACACATCCTAACCACAGATTCTGCAAGAATAAAGAGACCACAAGCCTTTCCATCACAGTATGAAGAAGTAAGAAAGATTTTTACACACGCCTAAAAACATACATGCATTTTCAGCTCCTAAAAACTCACAAATATCATATAAAGATAAACCAAACACAGCATACAAATATTCAATTTCCTCGCActccaaaataacaaaatattgtGAATCATGAGAGACTACacaagaaaaggaaatgaagcGGGAGAAATTACCAGAGTCAAAAACATGAATTTGATTCGTTTGGCACTGATCTTTCCCATATCCGCCGAAAACATAGAGAAGCTTCCCTCCTCTAATGGCGTTGCATGTGTGGCCCCACCTCACCCCGGGCCCACCACTCACTCCACTCACCTGTACCTTCTCCCATCTTATCGCCATGCTCTCAGCATACAAAAACCCACTTCGAGAATTACAACAATTGAACGGAAAATtgcgaaaaaattgaaatatgagaGGGAAAGCACCGGGTAAATAAGAGAAAGGAAGGGTAGTGAATAAATGAGTTGAAATTGGAGATGGGTAATTTGGTTTCTAGGGATGTGGGTTTATGGGCTTTTTCATTTATGAATCATTTACAGCTCCAGCCAGAGATTTTGTGCGTGAATCAATGTTGTTAGGGGTGAATTCCTTGATTTGGGTGGGATGCTTTGTTCTTTCTTCCAAAGAATTTGAAATCAAGGACGAATTTTGAATACCATCAGTTATTCAACTCTTGCTTCAATATTTTAGCAGAAGTATCAGATTAGACGACAAATAGGGAAAGCATTTTTGGAATTGGTCCTTATGTTAAATTCGTACTTAGTATTTTTCTAAAACAGCTATATCGACACGTACAAAATTAGTATTGTAGAATATAAATAGTAAACGATTGTGTAGTTGAAATGTTAGTACTAGAATATAAATAGTACTAAGAAATTatataattgaaatattattaataaataatgagTCACGACTTTGAGCTATAGTTGTAGTTTTTAATTTAGTTATCATCTCCATCTCTTAAAAATAGACTTTGGGACATTACAAATTTTACTATGAAATTGgtaaattagaagaaaaaagACATAAAAATAGTTGAAATGTCATATAGTGAGGTCCAAATTTAAAGCAGTGTAATGTATGGTGATATTTTTTTGTAGAAATAGAAGTGAAATAATTTAGGATAATAGAACAAAATGATAATAGAGACTAGTTTTTTAGATTGGGGACTTATGAGTCTAAATTTTAATGGCCAATAAttctaaattttgaaataaaggTAATCCAAATGTAATTATGAAAAGGTATGTATGATAGCTTTCGAATAATACGGATTATATTAGATTTTGGTCATTAAAAATAGCTCGAAAAAGTAGTTGTGTTTCAATAGTCTGAGTTCACGATTCAAAATATAGTTAGAAAATGGGCAATGAAACTTTAATTTATGTAAAATTCcaaaaattccaaaataatttttttttcatatttctaGCAAAACAAATGTAAGACTGGATCATGGAGAATACACAGATTTTATTGGAGTAAGCTAAATACAAAAAATGGCATGCACTTATTATTATTACCGTTGATATAAAACGTGAAAAGAGACAACTTAGGTCTCTACTCTAGTTCCCATCTATTTGCATTTGATATCTCTCTTGttacaaaattaattttgaaatatcaAAGACATTTTAGGCTGATTAGCGTACACTTAATTGCTAATTTACCTATAGGAACACTACTTCAACTTTTGTTGAAGCTGGTCCAAATAACTAATTAGAAATCGGTCTTGTCATTATTTACAAAAAAGgaataataaatgaaaagagATATACAGAAACAGAGTATAGCAATAAACCTTAATTGAAAATATGCGAAGTGAAATAGACAACAAAATTGGTGATACCTACATTTAAACGTGCACCAGAAATAATGACAAACTTGTTAAAAGTATATTGTATACCATAAATATGCCAAAGATAATGAAAAGATTCTAGTTATAGAGGTGATAGGATGACGTACGTGGCTAACTTCTCTCGCCTTGAATTTTCATCTACtataatttttattcaaaatatttataaaatactcatcttccagaaaaaaaatgtcaatactaATCGATCTAAGTAATGCAAGTGCATATCTACCAAAATATAGCAATTTTTACAAGCACAGATAAAGCACATCTTAAAAGGTTAAGCCCTTGAAAACTGATATTAATATTATGACTGGAAATAAGCTAAGAATCTGTAAATTGGAAAATATCATGCATAATGAGTTATATCTGGGAGAACGGCATTTATGCATAACGCTCTTTAACCAGTTGGCTACCGCAGTCTCCAGAATGTCGGTAACCTGTCAGCTAGGGTGTTTCTCGAGCTATGAACGATATTGTGTATGACAAAGTTCACATGTTCACCCCCTGGTTAAATGAGTTTCTCCATTCCACACACAAATGGCGCCCTCTGACTGCATGCCCTTTCATTCCTTCAGGCAAACACACGATACTAAAGCATATAGTTAGTCAATATACAAAGgcactgataaaatgatactagaACATAAGTGACAGTAAAAAGAAACATAACACAGATTGTAACTTGATTTAGGCATTTACAAGCTTTGGGCGCTGAGTTTTTGGATCAATTTCTACCCGGAGGCCCATCTCAGTGATCTCAGGAGTATCCACAGATCTCTGGAGCTCCAATTGAGCAACTAATTTTTGGTTTTCTTCATTACCTTTGAAAACATTTCTCATTGACCAGATGCCCCACTCCCTCAAGAATGGACTATCTTCATCAGTGACATTCTGTTGTAACAAAAGAAGAATTCCATCTTGTTCTCTTATTTCATCCTGAACGTGCTTCCTACAGTAGCTACAATTCCCAATGATGGCAACCAAATCTTTGCGGAAACCTATGTAAGGGCTCTGATACTTTGAAGACTTTGAAGTTGAGTCTTCTACCTTATTGTTGTCGACCGCCACTTTCCTAATGATTGCTGGAGGCTCTAGGTCGCGGAGCAATCTAATAAGAAACTTAACTAGCCCAGCTGAGACTAGCATATCTACAGCATCTTCACCCTGGTTCTTAACATTTTGACCTTGGCATGCACTAATATCTCTTAATAAGGACAGGGAGTAGCCAATGATGTCGACATCAGCTGAACCAGTTGGAAGACGCGATTTTCCTCTAGTACTAAAGTCAACAACCCCAACAACGTTTCTCAATATCTTGAATAGGAACAATGAAAATTCATTAGAAACAACAATATCTCCAAGTTGCTCATTAAGAATTTCAGCAAGTATGCCCAGTAATAATGCTTGTTCAGCTCCAAAACTATTCATTCCAGCTACATTCATATCAGAGTTCTCATCTTCAGCAACCGGAGATAACTTAGAGAAAAGTGGTGAAAAATAAGAATCTTCAAAACATATTTTGAACAGAAGCCATTTCACCCAGTGCTCTTTATATCCAACTGCAAAAGACCAAATGAAAATGAACATGTCACATTAAATTGACCTTTTCACAAATAAACAGTACTAGTAGCAAGAAATAGGCTATAGAGTTGGGTACCTATTGTAGCAGTTCGTATAATTTCTACTACAATGTCCAGTCCTGCATCTCCAAGCAACTCTACGGATGACTTGTTGCTGCCCTCGACACATGTATAGATAACCATGGACAAAGTATCACATGTTTCCTTGCTTTGAACTCTAACAATATCCAGAAATCCAAAGGGGAACATTTCGCGCCATATAACGCCTCGATGTTGTTCACCAGCTAATGAAACATTTCCCAAGACTTGCAATACCATATGAAGTGTCCTATAATCAGAACTACTGGAAACAAACCCCATAGATTTGATGAGAgccaaaataatagcaacaccGTTTTGATGAATAAATAGGTCCTGATTTTTAATCTCTCCAGCACACAAGTTTCTAAGTAGCTTTATCGATAAGAAAAGTTCTTCGGCAGAAGGTGGAGACTGGCAGAGCCTGAGTACTGGTACAACAATACGCTTGCAAGCAAGGTCTAATCGGCCATCAGAAGTTTTTGCAGTTTCAATGAGACAGACAAGTGATTCTTTCACTGTGGAAGAGCCAGAAGCAGCTAAGAGCTGCTCAAATACATTTTCCATTGTATTCATCAAGGTAGGTACGGAGTTACAGTGACGTACGAATATAAGACTCCAGAATTCAATTCCTGAGAGGAAGAATATGATATAGattaatacacaaaaaataatagtactatagtTATGTCCAGCACCAACCAACAACTTACAAAAACAGCAGTACTGGGgttcactttctcaaaattcacATCATAGAAACAGATCCGAAATCCCTATTATAGTAGCATGTAAACTGAGCTTTGGGTATATCTTATGTTTAGTAAATAAAGACAATTGGGAAGCTAGCTAGCCAACTAATTACAAAGCTAATCTACCATGATTAAAAAACTTGGGCCCTGCCAATAATAAGTAAAATAGTAATATAACAGAACAATAGGAGATAAAAGGGGTAATGCATTACAAGTCACTAAGGTGTCCCACCAAGAACATATTGGCATGTATCTATGCAGCTAATTGGGAAAAATAGCTTCATATAACACAAATGGTTTTTGAATACAGACTGCGCCTCTTAACATCATGGAAACCTTATAGTTCTTACACCCTAACAGCACAGTAACCAAATGATATGTTTAAAATCCAAGTAGTTCCACTAGACTTAACTAATGTTACATACCACCGAGAACAAGATGGAAGACGAATTCACAACTGTCGACTTAAATTTTGTTCTACAAAGTACAAAATCAATTTCACATTTTATTCCTAAAGCATTGTAAACACCAAGGAAGCTTATTCGAGCTACATGATCCACGAGAGAAGCTGACAGAGGAACCGGGGGCGTACCTTAGGAGTTTCTGATTAACAATTTGATGATTgctaagaccatccactacgcgtctcgccggcgtctcgcgtcccgtcccggagagacgggACCCCGGCGCTACGCGTTGCAGCTCGCCATCCCGTCCCGCGCCGTCCCGCGTCTTGTCCCGCGTCGCGTTCCGTCGAGCCACgagacgggctgtctcgccacgcgcctaagcgacgtggcgcgacccggcgtcgtgcgtgacgcccactcgccggcccgcgagtgggcgttgtcacgtgctgacgcaataaatatatttttttttaattcgaattttaaaaaaataaaaaataaaaaataaaagaaaaaaaaaattgtaacggTAATtataccgtttttttgtttttttttttaatttttttaatttttttaatttttaattaatttttttactctataaatactcctaaactcatcctcatttcacacacaactacacatctattcttcctatcatataaattttctctcaaattttcatattacaactcaagatgtccggtgacggcgacggcgacggcaactacggcggttccggctccggcgggatctcaacgcgttcggcgattaggagaccatgatcaacacattgggcggttccggttcgtcaacgccggggacccagggttcggcgacgccaggggggtaccaaccacccaattttgaccttaatgcatatgtccgtccctccgccccgcggtattcgcagggattatcccagatccgggaggattttccttACGTCTGGAGTAGGCCGAGGcagtggaggtggccgaggcggtggaggtggccgaggcggtgtacaaccccaggcgggcgaggacgaggaagaagaggaagaggatctaggccggcatccgtacaacaacctcgaaacgctggcggtgtacaacgcctggatcaccgtctcgtacgatcccatcgtcgggaatcaacaatatcggaagtgtttctgggaaaaggtctgcgaggtctaccaccagataaagccgaaaggctcccgcaagcgcaaatttaaaatgctccgctctcactttgaccgagtcgaccgacaggtcaaaacgcatctactcggccgaagaggcgcgctaccaaagcggcgcaacggcaaccgacattttgacgtccgctttgcgcgcctactaccaggacgaacgtcatcaattcagatttgttgatgtttggcaggccgtcAAGGATGAGGAACGGTGGGCAGACGGTtttcgctccagctcgggctcaacctcgaagcgcacgaagcatacgacgagtggccaatactcgtctggtggtgacaccgctgagggcatcagccaacctgaggctgaatcccaggagtttgcgggtacggtcggcgatgctggaggatccgcgagtgggcgccgtcggcctcaagggacgaaggcggcgaaagcggctagagcaaggaagggccgaggcgaatcaagccagccggcctcgggatcgggctcgcggggaggctcggacacacttatggtggcgtacatgaccaccacaatggcggacacttcccgcttctcgtacgcccaattcacggcctggtggaacggaattgtgtatatggcagcacaacttggccttccgactccccctcaacctcgaccgccttcgGATGATGGttagccggcggagtagtttttttatttttctttaaatttgtattttaaattatgttgtgtgttttttatgttgtgtgtttttttatgttgtgtgttttttaataaagtgtgtttttaataaagtgtttttaataaagtgtgttttaaTTGGATTgagttgagaaaaaaaaaaaaaaaaatgaaattgaatgaatagtaattaagggacggagcgttgcaggttccgtcccttaattaagggatggaggaaaaaaagacagtggggccctcaaatagtggtcaaatagtattTAAGgtacggtatagagacagcgtagtggatggcctaagcATTCCACCTAAAGCAAACTAAGATGGGAGATGGCGAGCGGAGTGGGTTTTCCATTTAGGGGTTTGAGTTCCTAAAGCAAACTAAGATGGGAGATGGCGAGCGGAGTGGGTTTTCCATTTAGGGGTTTGAGTTTTGAGTAATTGAGACGAAACCAAAATCGAAAATTAACTCTGCATCCTTTGCAGAGAAACATATTCTCAAACAAGTTCATAACAGATTATGAGGcaaattgtaattaaaaaacgaaaaaaaacaTCCCGCAATTAAATAGACAATTTACATCTTTGTAAAATTGATGAGCTTTCTAATACGCTCTAGCACGAATTCTTTCAAAAAAATAGGCGTGAACtgtcaaaattgaaaattaatttagaaTATGAAACTTATGGCTTACAGGTGATACAGAACGAAGCACGATTACACAGCTGGGCGGGCGGGCCGGCGGCGTCTGATCGGGCGGTCCGATACCTAAATTGATGAGGAACGTGTTCAAACAAGTGATTGCAGAAGAAATCCAGTCCTGTCCGTGCAAACGAGCCTAGTTTCACAAAATTTTAAAGGCCCATTTGTTTGTAATGTTGTTGGGAATATACAATTCTTTGAATATGATTTTATGTAGGAGTACTTAATTATGACAAAAAGTTATCTGAATTTTGAATGAATCAATTAAATACAATTACCCTAATTATATAGTAGTAACTAAAGTAATgttgtttgattatttttttgttgataaaatagtaataataatattagtaattttaaatttacttttaaatttgtttataaattattagttatgaaaataatagtactattagtTATACCGTTGCAGTATAATGTATTTTTCCAACAATCTTAAAATATGCTTGacatcattattttatttggtCTGAATTCTAGATGGTTTTAATATAAAGTTGACAAATTGTCGTTCATTGACATCAATGTTTGTAGCTCTTAACATAAATATTACTTCAATAAGATTATAATTTGCATAATAAACAACACTAGTAAAACAATATATAAGGGCATTAGGGGTGCCCTATAGgacgccctatgcaccgccacatcatcattttatcctcctacccttccagctgcagtgggacgccctatAAGCTGCCCTAAAGaccgccctaagcattttctttatttgaatatttaaataactacaaaaattggaaaaaaaacttcatttcatttaaaattaatacattacaatacgaataaAAAAATACGCATTCTCAACGACGATGGTTACGGTCCCAAATATTCGTATGgaaagtgagagatgagagatgatCGAAATATTCGTATGAAAAGTGAGAGATGacagaaatgttcgtatgaaaaatagaatgagaaacgaggtttaaatagacaaaaattcaaaaaaaaattaaaacgcgttgcatcgtccgcgtcgcccacagtgggcggacgatggcgtggACGATCTATAGGGTGCGGatgatgcatcgggcatcgtccgcacaCCCACAGTGGTGGACGATGACACATCTGAGGCATCGGGCGACCTATCTTCCGCCCCATTACGGATGCCCTAAACATTATGAGCTACTTTGCTTCGCAATTTATTAAATTTGCATAATAAACAACACTAgtaaaacaatatataacattaTGAGCTACTTTGCTTCGCAATTTATTTTGGAGCatctctaagagcatctccaatggcggacgtccgccattgtgacgtttcaactcggatacggacgtcccgtaaggacgtcggatgtcctcagacgtgcgggcgacgggcgggcggacgtccgccattgtggcgtgggtcggacgtccgatatttatttatttttttaaaaaactctatatatacggctcgttgaacttcatttcattcgcaccacttgtgttaacaagtttctctctctacatctctattttcaagtatatctagaatggctagtgacagtgatagcgaggatgaattggaggtcgttgtggaaggtgcgatagataggTTGCTACACCAGAGggagcagcggcggcagcaggcggcggtacaTCGGCCGATCCGTCGTCGAACTACaataccccgtgaccacattgcagCACATATTCAGTTGTatcaggactacttcgctccgcagccgcgttttggggatgccttattccggcgacgttttaggatgcatcgtctgctgtttatgcatatcgtgggtgctttagagagaagatatctgtattttaggatcagggaggatgcagTTGGCAAACCCGAACTCACGcccttacagaagtgcactgtcgcaatcagacaactggcgtacggaggcgcgaccgacatgtttgacgagtacctccacattggcgagtcgacagtcgtcgagtgtctgcagaatttttgcgcgggcgtgagagcgatattcggggagcggtatcttcggagttcgagccccgaagactgccagaggctgatagatatgcatgggtcggtgcacgggttccctgggatgttgggcagcatagattgtatgcattgggagtggaagaactgtcccgccgcctggaaggggatgtacactaccggcttcaaagccaagcatcccacgatgatcattgaagctgtagctgactaccggctgtggatatggcatgcttattttggagtcgccgggtcgaacaacgacatcaacgttctgcagtcgtcgcccctgttcaacgctcagtgcaatggcgttggtcccgccatcagtttcgtcgccaacgacaaccagcacaatatgagatactatttggcggatgtgatatacccaaactggcctgtctttgtgaagacaatcaagcatccgctcggacaaacGAAGTCATACTTTACGAGCCGTCatgaagcagcgcgcaaggatgtggagcgggcatttggtgtgctccagagtagATGGACAGTAGtaaagggtcctgcacggcagtggtatattcccaaaatcggcgatgtcatgtacgcatgtatcataatgcacaacatgattgtcgaaaatgaagctgcggaactgactcagtggaccaatgaagatgatacgggtgcaggtccaagtcacggcgtgaccaccgcgaatgtgaatatgggggtacctcatggagaggtcgagcggatgcgtgcatttgccgacatgcggcaaacggatgcccatgttcgacttcagcacgatattatcgaagaggtttgacgttgatgttattactttttattttattttatcactatgtaatttttttttcaaatcatgtatgtttttttaatgaagttgataatttttcccgttcgtattcgtgttgaaattttatttccgtaaccgtaaattgctttatttgtgaatttgtgatttttttattgcgggaagtcctagtgggaagggcgatgggaagggcggattgtgaaggggatgtcctagtgacgtggcagtgggatgggaagtcctagtgacgtggcaggaggtgtttttgggaagttctAGTGGA from Salvia splendens isolate huo1 chromosome 9, SspV2, whole genome shotgun sequence includes:
- the LOC121748921 gene encoding ataxin-10-like isoform X2, whose amino-acid sequence is MNTMENVFEQLLAASGSSTVKESLVCLIETAKTSDGRLDLACKRIVVPVLRLCQSPPSAEELFLSIKLLRNLCAGEIKNQDLFIHQNGVAIILALIKSMGFVSSSSDYRTLHMVLQVLGNVSLAGEQHRGVIWREMFPFGFLDIVRVQSKETCDTLSMVIYTCVEGSNKSSVELLGDAGLDIVVEIIRTATIVGYKEHWVKWLLFKICFEDSYFSPLFSKLSPVAEDENSDMNVAGMNSFGAEQALLLGILAEILNEQLGDIVVSNEFSLFLFKILRNVVGVVDFSTRGKSRLPTGSADVDIIGYSLSLLRDISACQGQNVKNQGEDAVDMLVSAGLVKFLIRLLRDLEPPAIIRKVAVDNNKVEDSTSKSSKYQSPYIGFRKDLVAIIGNCSYCRKHVQDEIREQDGILLLLQQNVTDEDSPFLREWGIWSMRNVFKVSCVCLKE
- the LOC121748921 gene encoding ataxin-10-like isoform X1, producing the protein MNTMENVFEQLLAASGSSTVKESLVCLIETAKTSDGRLDLACKRIVVPVLRLCQSPPSAEELFLSIKLLRNLCAGEIKNQDLFIHQNGVAIILALIKSMGFVSSSSDYRTLHMVLQVLGNVSLAGEQHRGVIWREMFPFGFLDIVRVQSKETCDTLSMVIYTCVEGSNKSSVELLGDAGLDIVVEIIRTATIVGYKEHWVKWLLFKICFEDSYFSPLFSKLSPVAEDENSDMNVAGMNSFGAEQALLLGILAEILNEQLGDIVVSNEFSLFLFKILRNVVGVVDFSTRGKSRLPTGSADVDIIGYSLSLLRDISACQGQNVKNQGEDAVDMLVSAGLVKFLIRLLRDLEPPAIIRKVAVDNNKVEDSTSKSSKYQSPYIGFRKDLVAIIGNCSYCRKHVQDEIREQDGILLLLQQNVTDEDSPFLREWGIWSMRNVFKGNEENQKLVAQLELQRSVDTPEITEMGLRVEIDPKTQRPKLVNA